GAGCGCGCGCCACCTGCAATCCGAACAAAACATGCCCATCCCCCATTCCGCCTTCATCGTGCGGCCTTACGAGGTCAAAGGCGACATCGACTTCGAACGGGTCGAGCGGGAGCTCATCCGGCCGGCGATGGAAAACGCGAACATCCGTGGCGGGCCGGCGAAGGATGTCCTGGTGGCCGGCAATATCCAGCGCGACATGTTCCTCTCCCTGCTCACGGCGGACATCGTCATCGCGGATATCTCGATCCACAGCCCCAACGTGTTCTACGAACTCGGCATCCGGCATGTGCTGCGGCCCCGGCACACGTTTATGATCTACGCGGCCGATAAAGGGGAAAAACATCCGTTCGACATCCAGCAGGAGCGATACCTGGCGTATGACAGCCGTAACCCGCAAGAATGCGTCGACTTGCTGAGCCGGGCCCTTGCCGATTCGCTGCGCAGCGAGCGTCCCGACAGCCCGGTTTTTGCGTGGCTCCAGGGACTCCGCGAGCAGGACGTTGCCCTGTTTTTGCGTTCGATCGAGGATAAGGACTTCGCCCGACAGGTCGCGAAACACGAAGGCGCCGCGAAGGAGAAATCCACCGAAGAGCCCGAGAAGAAGCGACACATGGCGGACCTACGCCTGCTGGCCGACGATGTCGTAGGGCGACCGTGGGCCGTCGTCGGACTGAAGCGTATCGGGGAGATCCTGTTCCAGTTGAAGCACCTCGCGTTTGCCAGGGCGGTCTGGGAACGGGTGCTGGAGCGTTTTCCGGACGATGAAGACGCGCTGGATCGGCTGAGCACCCTGTACAACCGGGCGGGGCTGATTGCCGAATCAGATCGGCTCGTGCAGAGGCTACTCAAGCTTCGTGATGATTCCAATCCACAATTTGCCGAGGCCATGGCGCTGCACGGCCGCAATGTGAAACAACTGTGGCAATCCGACTGGGCGGAAAAACCAGCTGATGGTACGCGAGAGGATACGACACGCCTGGCCATCGAAAGCCCTCGTCTCTTCGACGCCTTTAGGGCGTACGACGAAGCGTTCAGGGGCAATCTGAATCACTACTATTCGGGCGTGAATGCCCTGGCGTTGGCAGTCATCATCGATCAACTGGCCGGCAGGCATCCGGAGCCATGGGAACGCGGGTATCCTTCGAAGCAGGCCGCCGATTCCGCGTTGCGCGTGATCAGCGAACGAATCGGGCAACTGGAGCAACTCGTTCGTGCTTCGTTGGAGAGTTCCATCTATCTCAAGCGGCAGCGGGGCGGCGTAGGCACCGAAATCCGAAAACCGGAATGGGAGGAGGCGACCGAGGCGGAGGTCATCTGTCTGACATCGCCCGACCCCGACCGGGTGGCCCGTGCGTACAAAAAGGCCGCGCAGGCATCGCCCTTCGTGGTCGATTCCATGCGGAGGCAACTCCGGTTATATCAGGCGCTGGGCGTACAGGCGGCGCAGGTCGATGCCGCGTTGCGCGAGCTGGGTGAGGCCGCTTCTTCTGAAGACCACGTCACGCACGTCATTCTTTTCACCGGCCATATGATCGACAGCCTGGATAGAACAGTAGCACGTTTCCCCCCAGCATGCGAAGAGGCGGTTCGCCGGGAGATTGGCTTGGCAGTTGAAGCGATCGTCCAATGGATGGAAGCCGCCCGGGGCGCCGGCACGAGGCTGACGGTTCGCGGCCTGGCCGGCGGCGCCTGCGGCGGAGACCTCCTGTTCCACGAGGTCTGCCGCGAACGGGGCATCGCCACCGATTTCTATTCGCCGTTCCCTCCGACGGATTTCCTCCCCGGTTCTGTCTCGTTCGCCGGCGACGCGTGGGTGCGCCGCTTCTACACCCTGTACGACACGACGCCGCGGGAGGGCCGGCCGGTGTTGCAGGATACGAAGGCGATGCCGTACTGGGTCGATGGAGGGAAGGGGTACGACATCTGGGTGCGCAACAACCGGTGGATGCTTTACCACGCCCTCGCGCTGGGAGGTGGCCAGGCGACGCTGCTTGCGCTCTGGGACCGGCAGCCAGGGGATGGGGTAGGAGGGACCGAAGGGATGGTGCGGGATGCGGAGCGGAATGGCATGGAGGTCCGAGTCATGGATATGGAGGTGATTCGGGCGAGTTTGTCGTGAAAGACCGGTTCCCGTGCCGGCTTGCCTCATCGGTGCTTTCGCGCTAGCTTACGCGTTGTCTGACACGTTAAATCTGCGGAGTATCCGTTCCGGGTTCCGTGTTCAATGTTCCGGGCAGCAAGCCCATATCGCCCGATTACCCGGAACTCCGAACACGGAACGCGACGACGTTATACTGATCGGGATCCTGACCCTCGCGTTCGACTTTTTTGTCTGGATGTACTACACACGGCCGTTAGCCGGGTTGTGTTTGGGAGACTATGATGGAAGAAAAAGACTGGAACCTGTTACTCCATACAATCAACAGGGGAAACTGTGTGGTATTCCTGGGGCCGGAGATGGCGCAAGACGTTGTGGATGGTCATTCGAGGGCATTAACCGAGGTACTGGCAAGGAGGCTCGCGGATGAACTTAAGCAACGATCCCCGACGGATATTCTGATTGAATACGACCTGGCTCACGTGGCGCGGAAATACAGCGACTATAACAGCTCAATCGATCTGCAGGTCGCCGTAACCCAATTCTACGAGGAAAAAAAGGATCATACCAGCCAGCCGTACCTCGATCTGGCGGCTTTGCCGTTTCACCTGGTCGTAAAGACCACGCCGGACGCGTACTTCCTGGAAGCCCTGAGGCGTCACAAAAAACCCTGTCAGGTGGAAGGGTATCACTATCGAGGTCCTCGGCGCGATCTCGTTCCCCCGGCCACGGCGAAAAAGCCCATGGTTTACTACCTCTACGGGTATGTCGATGTGCCGGAATCGCTGGTAATCTCTGAAAACGATGTGCTCGATTTCCTCGTCAACGTGATCGCTAAAAATCCGCCGCTCCCGACCAACATCAGCAGTGAAATCCGAGACCCTTCCAAGTGTTTTCTGTTTCTCGGCTTTAGCTTCAAGAACTGGTATCTGCGTATCCTCTTCCACGTGTTGCAGGGACAAAGCCACAGCAACCGATCGTTTGCGCTGGAAGCAACCGGGCCGGAAAATGACCCGGCACACCAGGGCGCGATTCTTTTTTTTAAGGATACACACAAAATATACCACTACTGCCTCGATGTGGGCGTATTCACGGATGAACTCAGGCGCCGCTATGAAACGAAGTACGGGGTGAACCATATTCCCGCTTCGACCGGCGCAGAGGCGCAAGTTCTCGTCGAGGCGCCCATGGCATTTATCTGCCACGCTTCCGAGGACGCCGGCTATGCCGCGGAGCTCTCCCGAAAATTGAGAGAGGCCGGAATCGATACCTGGCTCGATAAAGCGGCCCTGAAGACCGGTGACGACTGGAACCGACAAATCGAGGACGCCATCGGGGACGTGGACTTTTTCCTGATCCTCCAGAGCCGGGCCATGCGGGATAAAAACATAGCCTATGTAAACAAAGAGATCAACCTGGCCTTGGAACGCAGGAGGGAGTTCCGGCCCGGTATCCGGTTCATCATGCCGCTGATTATTGAAGAAGGCGGCGAAATGGAGGATTTTGATGACCTGTCCACCTTCCAGGCGCTCGACCTGGCCCACGATCTGGCCCACGACAAGGAGCAGAGCCTGACCCAACTCGTAAACGCCATCGAACGGGACTTCGAGCGACGAAAGAGAAAATAGCCAGGGCGTACCATGGACAATTTCTC
This region of Rhodothermales bacterium genomic DNA includes:
- a CDS encoding tetratricopeptide repeat-containing protein, whose protein sequence is MPIPHSAFIVRPYEVKGDIDFERVERELIRPAMENANIRGGPAKDVLVAGNIQRDMFLSLLTADIVIADISIHSPNVFYELGIRHVLRPRHTFMIYAADKGEKHPFDIQQERYLAYDSRNPQECVDLLSRALADSLRSERPDSPVFAWLQGLREQDVALFLRSIEDKDFARQVAKHEGAAKEKSTEEPEKKRHMADLRLLADDVVGRPWAVVGLKRIGEILFQLKHLAFARAVWERVLERFPDDEDALDRLSTLYNRAGLIAESDRLVQRLLKLRDDSNPQFAEAMALHGRNVKQLWQSDWAEKPADGTREDTTRLAIESPRLFDAFRAYDEAFRGNLNHYYSGVNALALAVIIDQLAGRHPEPWERGYPSKQAADSALRVISERIGQLEQLVRASLESSIYLKRQRGGVGTEIRKPEWEEATEAEVICLTSPDPDRVARAYKKAAQASPFVVDSMRRQLRLYQALGVQAAQVDAALRELGEAASSEDHVTHVILFTGHMIDSLDRTVARFPPACEEAVRREIGLAVEAIVQWMEAARGAGTRLTVRGLAGGACGGDLLFHEVCRERGIATDFYSPFPPTDFLPGSVSFAGDAWVRRFYTLYDTTPREGRPVLQDTKAMPYWVDGGKGYDIWVRNNRWMLYHALALGGGQATLLALWDRQPGDGVGGTEGMVRDAERNGMEVRVMDMEVIRASLS
- a CDS encoding toll/interleukin-1 receptor domain-containing protein; the encoded protein is MMEEKDWNLLLHTINRGNCVVFLGPEMAQDVVDGHSRALTEVLARRLADELKQRSPTDILIEYDLAHVARKYSDYNSSIDLQVAVTQFYEEKKDHTSQPYLDLAALPFHLVVKTTPDAYFLEALRRHKKPCQVEGYHYRGPRRDLVPPATAKKPMVYYLYGYVDVPESLVISENDVLDFLVNVIAKNPPLPTNISSEIRDPSKCFLFLGFSFKNWYLRILFHVLQGQSHSNRSFALEATGPENDPAHQGAILFFKDTHKIYHYCLDVGVFTDELRRRYETKYGVNHIPASTGAEAQVLVEAPMAFICHASEDAGYAAELSRKLREAGIDTWLDKAALKTGDDWNRQIEDAIGDVDFFLILQSRAMRDKNIAYVNKEINLALERRREFRPGIRFIMPLIIEEGGEMEDFDDLSTFQALDLAHDLAHDKEQSLTQLVNAIERDFERRKRK